Proteins from a genomic interval of Cucumis melo cultivar AY chromosome 7, USDA_Cmelo_AY_1.0, whole genome shotgun sequence:
- the LOC103504522 gene encoding extensin-2-like isoform X2 translates to MKTHRGHPSWGRRWPQFAMALAILLLSANVEFVAGNAYVYASPPPPPYEYKSPPPPSPTYSSPPPPYSAPEYKSPPPPVYEYKSPPPPSPSPPPPYYYKSPPPPSPSPPPPYYYKSPPPPSPSPPPPYYYKSPPPPSPSPPPPYYYKSPPPPSPSPPPPYYYKSPPPPSPSPPPPYYYKSPPPPSPSPPPPYYYKSPPPPSPSPPPPYYYKSPPPPSPSPPPPYYYKSPPPPSPSPPPPYYYKSPPPPSPSPPPPYYYKSPPPPSPSPPPPYYYKSPPPPSPSPPPPYYYKSPPPPSPSPPPPYYYKSPPPPSPSPPPPYYYKSPPPPSPSPPPPYYYKSPPPPVYSPPPPYYYKSPPPPSPSPPPPYYYKSPPPPVYSPPPPYYYKSPPPPSPSPPPPYYYKSPPPPSPSPPPPYYYKSPPPPTYSPPPVYYYKSPPPPTYSPPPVYYSPPPKPYTPPYYPPHHHHLVFKVVGKVYCIRCYDWAYPEKSHSKKHLKGAVVEVSCKAGKKEVVAYGKTKSNGKYSIEVKGFDYAKYGGKACKAKLHAPPKGSLCNIPTNLHWGKVGAKLRVKSKTKYEVVLYAKPFAYAPKKPYKKCMKPKPYYPPPYIYKSPPPPTPVYYYKSPPPPSPTYYYKSPPPPSPTYYYKSPPPPSPTYYYKSPPPPSPTYYYKSPPPPSPTYKSPPPPSPVYYYKSPPPPVYSPPPPYYYKSPPPPLYSPPPPYYYKSPPPPVYSPPPPYYYKSPPPPVYSPPPPYYYKSPPPPVYSPPPPYYYKSPPPPVYSPPPPYYYKSPPPPVYSPPPPYYYKSPPPPVYSPPPPYYYKSPPPPVYSPPPPYYYKSPPPPVYSPPPPYYYKSPPPPVYSPPPPYYYKSPPPPVYSPPPPYYYKSPPPPVYSPPPPYYYKSPPPPVYSPPPPYYYKSPPPPVYSPPPPYYYKSPPPPVYSPPPPYYYKSPPPPVYSPPPPYYYKSPPPPVYSPPPPYYYKSPPPPSPSPPPPYYYKSPPPPSPSPPPPYYYKSPPPPSPSPPPPYYYKSPPPPSPSPPPPYYYKSPPPPSPSPPPPYYYKSPPPPSPSPPPPYYYKSPPPPSPSPPPPYYYKSPPPPSPSPPPPYYYKSPPPPEKVTPPVYIYASPPPPPHY, encoded by the exons ATGAAGACCCACCGTGGCCACCCCTCTTGGGGTCGTCGTTGGCCACAATTTGCTATGGCATTGgccattcttcttctttctgcTAATGTAGAATTCGTTGCCGGAAATGCTTACGTATATGCTTCTCCCCCACCGCCACCGTATGAGTACAagtcgccgccgccgccgtcccCGACTTactcttctcctcctcctccttatTCTGCTCCCGAGTATAAGTCTCCTCCACCTCCTGTTTATGAGTACAAATCTCCACCGCCACCGTCTCCATCGCCTCCACCACCTTATTACTACAAATCTCCACCACCACCATCACCGTCGCCTCCTCCACCGTACTATTATAAGTCTCCTCCTCCACCATCGCCATCACCGCCTCCTCCTTACTATTACAAATCGCCACCGCCGCCATCTCCTTCACCACCACCACCATACTACTACAAATCCCCACCACCACCATCACCATCACCTCCTCCACCATACTACTACAAATCGCCACCACCACCATCCCCGTCACCTCCTCCTCCATACTACTACAAatcaccaccaccaccatccCCGTCACCTCCTCCTCCATACTACTACAAATCTCCCCCACCACCATCCCCGTCACCTCCTCCTCCATACTACTACAAATCTCCCCCACCACCATCCCCGTCACCTCCTCCTCCATACTACTACAAATCTCCCCCACCACCATCCCCGTCACCTCCTCCTCCATACTACTATAAATCTCCCCCACCACCATCCCCGTCACCTCCTCCACCATACTACTACAAATCTCCACCACCACCATCCCCGTCACCTCCTCCACCATACTACTACAAATCTCCACCACCACCATCACCATCCCCTCCTCCACCATACTACTACAAATCTCCACCACCACCATCACCTTCTCCACCTCCACCATACTACTACAAATCTCCTCCACCACCATCACCATCGCCTCCTCCCCCATACTACTACAAATCCCCACCACCACCTTCTCCTTCCCCGCCACCACCATACTACTACAAATCACCTCCACCTCCAGTCTACTCTCCTCCTCCACCATACTATTACAAATCTCCTCCACCACCTTCTCCATCCCCACCACCACCATATTACTACAAGTCTCCTCCACCTCCAGTCTACTCTCCTCCTCCACCATATTACTACAAATCTCCACCACCCCCGTCTCCATCACCTCCTCCACCATACTACTACAAGTCCCCACCTCCACCATCACCCTCTCCTCCTCCACCATAC TACTACAAATCTCCACCACCACCAACTTACTCACCCCCACCAGTTTATTACTACAAATCTCCACCACCGCCAACATATTCGCCACCACCCGTTTACTACTCTCCACCTCCAAAGCCTTACACTCCACCCTACTACCCGCCGCACCACCATCACCTAGTTTTTAAGGTGGTCGGAAAAGTCTACTGCATCCGATGCTACGACTGGGCCTACCCTGAAAAATCACACAGCAAGAAGCACCTTAAAG GAGCTGTTGTTGAAGTGAGTTGCAAGGCAGGAAAGAAAGAGGTAGTTGCATATGGAAAGACAAAGAGCAATGGTAAGTATAGCATCGAAGTGAAAGGATTTGACTATGCTAAATATGGAGGCAAGGCTTGCAAGGCTAAGCTCCACGCACCACCCAAGGGTTCATTGTGCAACATCCCAACCAACCTCCACTGGGGCAAAGTTGGCGCCAAGCTAAGGGTCAAGTCTAAGACTAAGTATGAGGTTGTGTTGTATGCAAAGCCTTTTGCATATGCTCCAAAGAAGCCTTACAAGAAGTGCATGAAGCCTAAGCCTTACTACCCACCTCCCTACATCTACAAGTCCCCACCTCCACCTACCCCTGTTTACTACTACAAGTCGCCACCTCCCCCATCCCCAACTTACTACTACAAGTCCCCACCTCCTCCATCACCGACTTACTATTACAAGTCTCCACCTCCGCCATCCCCAACTTACTACTACAAATCACCTCCTCCTCCTTCACCGACTTACTACTACAAGTCTCCACCTCCTCCATCACCTACCTACAAGTCACCTCCCCCACCTTCACCAGTGTACTATTACAAGTCACCACCACCTCCAGTATACTCCCCTCCTCCACCATACTACTACAAGTCACCTCCTCCTCCTCTGTACTCTCCTCCACCACCATACTACTACAAGTCACCACCTCCTCCAGTATACTCTCCACCTCCACCATACTACTACAAATCACCACCACCTCCAGTGTACTCTCCTCCCCCACCATACTACTACAAGTCACCACCTCCTCCAGTATACTCTCCACCTCCACCATACTACTACAAATCACCACCAC CTCCAGTATACTCTCCTCCCCCACCATACTACTACAAGTCACCTCCTCCACCTGTCTACTCTCCTCCTCCACCATATTACTACAAGTCACCTCCTCCTCCAGTTTACTCTCCACCACCACCATACTACTACAAATCACCACCTCCACCTGTTTACTCTCCTCCTCCACCGTACTACTACAAGTCACCACCTCCACCCGTTTACTCTCCTCCCCCACCGTACTACTACAAGTCACCACCTCCACCCGTCTACTCTCCTCCCCCACCCTACTACTACAAATCACCACCTCCACCCGTCTACTCTCCTCCCCCACCATACTACTACAAGTCACCTCCTCCTCCAGTCTACTCTCCTCCCCCACCATACTACTACAAGTCACCTCCTCCTCCAGTCTACTCTCCTCCCCCACCATATTACTACAAATCACCTCCTCCTCCAGTCTACTCTCCTCCCCCACCCTACTACTACAAGTCACCTCCTCCACCTGTCTACTCTCCTCCGCCACCATACTATTACAAATCACCTCCTCCTCCAGTCTACTCTCCTCCTCCACCATACTACTACAAATCACCTCCACCTCCAGTATACTCTCCTCCCCCACCATACTACTACAAGTCTCCACCACCACCTTCCCCATCTCCCCCACCTCCATACTACTACAAATCTCCTCCACCACCATCACCATCACCTCCTCCTCCATACTACTACAAATCTCCCCCACCACCTTCACCGTCACCTCCTCCACCATACTACTACAAGTCCCCACCACCGCCATCCCCATCACCTCCTCCACCATACTACTACAAGTCCCCACCACCGCCATCCCCATCACCTCCTCCACCATACTACTACAAGTCCCCACCACCGCCATCCCCATCACCTCCTCCGCCATATTATTACAAGTCCCCACCACCGCCATCCCCATCACCTCCTCCGCCATATTATTACAAGTCTCCTCCCCCTCCTTCACCTTCTCCTCCTCCCCCATACTACTACAAATCTCCCCCACCACCAGAGAAAGTAACTCCTCCAGTTTACATTTACGCATCTCCACCACCTCCTCCCCACTATTAA
- the LOC103504522 gene encoding extensin-2-like isoform X1 gives MKTHRGHPSWGRRWPQFAMALAILLLSANVEFVAGNAYVYASPPPPPYEYKSPPPPSPTYSSPPPPYSAPEYKSPPPPVYEYKSPPPPSPSPPPPYYYKSPPPPSPSPPPPYYYKSPPPPSPSPPPPYYYKSPPPPSPSPPPPYYYKSPPPPSPSPPPPYYYKSPPPPSPSPPPPYYYKSPPPPSPSPPPPYYYKSPPPPSPSPPPPYYYKSPPPPSPSPPPPYYYKSPPPPSPSPPPPYYYKSPPPPSPSPPPPYYYKSPPPPSPSPPPPYYYKSPPPPSPSPPPPYYYKSPPPPSPSPPPPYYYKSPPPPSPSPPPPYYYKSPPPPSPSPPPPYYYKSPPPPVYSPPPPYYYKSPPPPSPSPPPPYYYKSPPPPVYSPPPPYYYKSPPPPSPSPPPPYYYKSPPPPSPSPPPPYYYKSPPPPTYSPPPVYYYKSPPPPTYSPPPVYYYKSPPPPTYSPPPVYYSPPPKPYTPPYYPPHHHHLVFKVVGKVYCIRCYDWAYPEKSHSKKHLKGAVVEVSCKAGKKEVVAYGKTKSNGKYSIEVKGFDYAKYGGKACKAKLHAPPKGSLCNIPTNLHWGKVGAKLRVKSKTKYEVVLYAKPFAYAPKKPYKKCMKPKPYYPPPYIYKSPPPPTPVYYYKSPPPPSPTYYYKSPPPPSPTYYYKSPPPPSPTYYYKSPPPPSPTYYYKSPPPPSPTYKSPPPPSPVYYYKSPPPPVYSPPPPYYYKSPPPPLYSPPPPYYYKSPPPPVYSPPPPYYYKSPPPPVYSPPPPYYYKSPPPPVYSPPPPYYYKSPPPPVYSPPPPYYYKSPPPPVYSPPPPYYYKSPPPPVYSPPPPYYYKSPPPPVYSPPPPYYYKSPPPPVYSPPPPYYYKSPPPPVYSPPPPYYYKSPPPPVYSPPPPYYYKSPPPPVYSPPPPYYYKSPPPPVYSPPPPYYYKSPPPPVYSPPPPYYYKSPPPPVYSPPPPYYYKSPPPPVYSPPPPYYYKSPPPPVYSPPPPYYYKSPPPPSPSPPPPYYYKSPPPPSPSPPPPYYYKSPPPPSPSPPPPYYYKSPPPPSPSPPPPYYYKSPPPPSPSPPPPYYYKSPPPPSPSPPPPYYYKSPPPPSPSPPPPYYYKSPPPPSPSPPPPYYYKSPPPPEKVTPPVYIYASPPPPPHY, from the exons ATGAAGACCCACCGTGGCCACCCCTCTTGGGGTCGTCGTTGGCCACAATTTGCTATGGCATTGgccattcttcttctttctgcTAATGTAGAATTCGTTGCCGGAAATGCTTACGTATATGCTTCTCCCCCACCGCCACCGTATGAGTACAagtcgccgccgccgccgtcccCGACTTactcttctcctcctcctccttatTCTGCTCCCGAGTATAAGTCTCCTCCACCTCCTGTTTATGAGTACAAATCTCCACCGCCACCGTCTCCATCGCCTCCACCACCTTATTACTACAAATCTCCACCACCACCATCACCGTCGCCTCCTCCACCGTACTATTATAAGTCTCCTCCTCCACCATCGCCATCACCGCCTCCTCCTTACTATTACAAATCGCCACCGCCGCCATCTCCTTCACCACCACCACCATACTACTACAAATCCCCACCACCACCATCACCATCACCTCCTCCACCATACTACTACAAATCGCCACCACCACCATCCCCGTCACCTCCTCCTCCATACTACTACAAatcaccaccaccaccatccCCGTCACCTCCTCCTCCATACTACTACAAATCTCCCCCACCACCATCCCCGTCACCTCCTCCTCCATACTACTACAAATCTCCCCCACCACCATCCCCGTCACCTCCTCCTCCATACTACTACAAATCTCCCCCACCACCATCCCCGTCACCTCCTCCTCCATACTACTATAAATCTCCCCCACCACCATCCCCGTCACCTCCTCCACCATACTACTACAAATCTCCACCACCACCATCCCCGTCACCTCCTCCACCATACTACTACAAATCTCCACCACCACCATCACCATCCCCTCCTCCACCATACTACTACAAATCTCCACCACCACCATCACCTTCTCCACCTCCACCATACTACTACAAATCTCCTCCACCACCATCACCATCGCCTCCTCCCCCATACTACTACAAATCCCCACCACCACCTTCTCCTTCCCCGCCACCACCATACTACTACAAATCACCTCCACCTCCAGTCTACTCTCCTCCTCCACCATACTATTACAAATCTCCTCCACCACCTTCTCCATCCCCACCACCACCATATTACTACAAGTCTCCTCCACCTCCAGTCTACTCTCCTCCTCCACCATATTACTACAAATCTCCACCACCCCCGTCTCCATCACCTCCTCCACCATACTACTACAAGTCCCCACCTCCACCATCACCCTCTCCTCCTCCACCATACTACTACAAATCTCCACCACCGCCAACTTACTCACCCCCACCGGTCTATTACTACAAATCTCCACCACCACCAACTTACTCACCCCCACCAGTTTATTACTACAAATCTCCACCACCGCCAACATATTCGCCACCACCCGTTTACTACTCTCCACCTCCAAAGCCTTACACTCCACCCTACTACCCGCCGCACCACCATCACCTAGTTTTTAAGGTGGTCGGAAAAGTCTACTGCATCCGATGCTACGACTGGGCCTACCCTGAAAAATCACACAGCAAGAAGCACCTTAAAG GAGCTGTTGTTGAAGTGAGTTGCAAGGCAGGAAAGAAAGAGGTAGTTGCATATGGAAAGACAAAGAGCAATGGTAAGTATAGCATCGAAGTGAAAGGATTTGACTATGCTAAATATGGAGGCAAGGCTTGCAAGGCTAAGCTCCACGCACCACCCAAGGGTTCATTGTGCAACATCCCAACCAACCTCCACTGGGGCAAAGTTGGCGCCAAGCTAAGGGTCAAGTCTAAGACTAAGTATGAGGTTGTGTTGTATGCAAAGCCTTTTGCATATGCTCCAAAGAAGCCTTACAAGAAGTGCATGAAGCCTAAGCCTTACTACCCACCTCCCTACATCTACAAGTCCCCACCTCCACCTACCCCTGTTTACTACTACAAGTCGCCACCTCCCCCATCCCCAACTTACTACTACAAGTCCCCACCTCCTCCATCACCGACTTACTATTACAAGTCTCCACCTCCGCCATCCCCAACTTACTACTACAAATCACCTCCTCCTCCTTCACCGACTTACTACTACAAGTCTCCACCTCCTCCATCACCTACCTACAAGTCACCTCCCCCACCTTCACCAGTGTACTATTACAAGTCACCACCACCTCCAGTATACTCCCCTCCTCCACCATACTACTACAAGTCACCTCCTCCTCCTCTGTACTCTCCTCCACCACCATACTACTACAAGTCACCACCTCCTCCAGTATACTCTCCACCTCCACCATACTACTACAAATCACCACCACCTCCAGTGTACTCTCCTCCCCCACCATACTACTACAAGTCACCACCTCCTCCAGTATACTCTCCACCTCCACCATACTACTACAAATCACCACCAC CTCCAGTATACTCTCCTCCCCCACCATACTACTACAAGTCACCTCCTCCACCTGTCTACTCTCCTCCTCCACCATATTACTACAAGTCACCTCCTCCTCCAGTTTACTCTCCACCACCACCATACTACTACAAATCACCACCTCCACCTGTTTACTCTCCTCCTCCACCGTACTACTACAAGTCACCACCTCCACCCGTTTACTCTCCTCCCCCACCGTACTACTACAAGTCACCACCTCCACCCGTCTACTCTCCTCCCCCACCCTACTACTACAAATCACCACCTCCACCCGTCTACTCTCCTCCCCCACCATACTACTACAAGTCACCTCCTCCTCCAGTCTACTCTCCTCCCCCACCATACTACTACAAGTCACCTCCTCCTCCAGTCTACTCTCCTCCCCCACCATATTACTACAAATCACCTCCTCCTCCAGTCTACTCTCCTCCCCCACCCTACTACTACAAGTCACCTCCTCCACCTGTCTACTCTCCTCCGCCACCATACTATTACAAATCACCTCCTCCTCCAGTCTACTCTCCTCCTCCACCATACTACTACAAATCACCTCCACCTCCAGTATACTCTCCTCCCCCACCATACTACTACAAGTCTCCACCACCACCTTCCCCATCTCCCCCACCTCCATACTACTACAAATCTCCTCCACCACCATCACCATCACCTCCTCCTCCATACTACTACAAATCTCCCCCACCACCTTCACCGTCACCTCCTCCACCATACTACTACAAGTCCCCACCACCGCCATCCCCATCACCTCCTCCACCATACTACTACAAGTCCCCACCACCGCCATCCCCATCACCTCCTCCACCATACTACTACAAGTCCCCACCACCGCCATCCCCATCACCTCCTCCGCCATATTATTACAAGTCCCCACCACCGCCATCCCCATCACCTCCTCCGCCATATTATTACAAGTCTCCTCCCCCTCCTTCACCTTCTCCTCCTCCCCCATACTACTACAAATCTCCCCCACCACCAGAGAAAGTAACTCCTCCAGTTTACATTTACGCATCTCCACCACCTCCTCCCCACTATTAA